Proteins encoded by one window of Gemmatimonadota bacterium:
- a CDS encoding APC family permease → MPSASSRGGLLRVLGLITGLAITFGGIVSLGILRAPGEVAAQLPDPWWYMATWIGAGVFVLFSTASAAELATALPRAGAYYVYAHRSLGPFVGFVSGWTDWLNWCGATAMTIVVINEYLHLLTPAIPKYSLPLCLAIAVSFALVQWRGVKWGTGLHNAASMIKAVVFAVLIIACFVLAGGGGAESEAAALPSMPAGWALALAFIVALRGVLYAYDGWVFTAYFSEEMADPGRTIPRSMFVGVGIVIAVYLLINIALLRMLPMSEIVGAELAVGRAVETLLGPLAETVITAFLTGFLIVGINLGYMFAARVIYAMSTDGLFFKQCRRVNRGGTPTTALVASLAATIIFLLFSGSFVRLVEALAFFTVVNYAILFLSVFLLRRKEPDLPRPYRAWGYPWTTALTLAGAVAFLAGNIVGGTAVSLTALGVVVLSYPLYLLLRRISA, encoded by the coding sequence ATGCCTTCCGCGTCTTCCCGCGGCGGTCTGCTGCGCGTACTCGGCCTGATCACGGGACTGGCCATCACCTTCGGGGGCATCGTCAGTCTCGGCATCCTGCGTGCGCCGGGTGAAGTGGCGGCCCAGTTGCCCGATCCCTGGTGGTACATGGCCACCTGGATCGGAGCGGGCGTATTCGTGCTGTTCAGCACGGCTTCCGCCGCCGAACTGGCTACCGCATTGCCGCGGGCCGGGGCCTATTACGTCTACGCACACCGGTCCCTCGGCCCCTTCGTCGGGTTCGTCAGCGGGTGGACCGACTGGCTGAACTGGTGCGGCGCAACGGCGATGACCATCGTCGTCATCAACGAATACCTCCATCTCCTGACGCCCGCCATTCCGAAGTACAGCCTGCCGCTGTGCCTGGCCATCGCGGTCTCCTTCGCCCTGGTCCAGTGGCGGGGCGTGAAATGGGGAACCGGCCTTCACAACGCGGCGAGCATGATCAAGGCGGTTGTTTTCGCGGTGCTCATCATCGCGTGTTTCGTACTGGCGGGTGGTGGAGGTGCGGAGAGTGAGGCGGCCGCTCTGCCGTCCATGCCCGCGGGATGGGCCTTGGCCCTGGCCTTTATCGTGGCACTGAGAGGGGTGCTCTACGCTTATGACGGCTGGGTGTTTACCGCTTATTTTTCTGAAGAAATGGCCGATCCGGGGCGTACGATTCCCCGGTCGATGTTCGTGGGCGTCGGTATCGTCATCGCGGTCTACCTGCTCATCAACATCGCCTTGCTGCGCATGCTGCCCATGTCGGAGATCGTCGGCGCGGAACTGGCCGTGGGACGGGCTGTCGAGACTTTGCTGGGACCGCTTGCGGAGACGGTCATCACGGCGTTCCTGACCGGATTCCTGATCGTGGGGATCAACCTGGGATACATGTTCGCCGCCCGCGTGATCTACGCCATGAGCACCGACGGCCTGTTCTTCAAGCAGTGCCGGCGGGTAAACCGGGGCGGCACGCCCACGACGGCGCTCGTCGCCAGCCTGGCGGCCACGATCATCTTCCTGTTGTTCAGCGGCAGTTTCGTACGCCTGGTCGAGGCCCTGGCGTTCTTCACCGTGGTCAACTACGCCATCCTGTTCCTTTCCGTCTTTCTCCTGAGAAGAAAGGAACCCGATCTTCCCCGCCCGTACCGGGCCTGGGGATACCCGTGGACGACGGCGCTCACCCTCGCAGGCGCCGTGGCTTTCCTCGCCGGCAACATTGTGGGCGGTACGGCCGTCAGCCTGACGGCCCTTGGCGTGGTCGTCTTGAGCTACCCGTTATACCTGCTGTTACGCCGGATCAGTGCGTAG
- a CDS encoding phosphoribosylaminoimidazolecarboxamide formyltransferase → MDLSLKYGLNPHQHPARVILPPESPLHVLNGTPGYVNIIDAMGAWQLARELKQATGVPGAASFKHASPAGAAITAELEDTYLASQFLAGKDYSPGATAYIRARGGDRMSSFGDAAAVSEVVDRSLANILRREVSDLIIAPGYEPDALEVLRAKKGGGYLVLEIDPDFEPPDVEQRTLFGLRLEQPRNDAAITRQTFSNKVTDNKDVPDSALDTLVVATIALKYTQSNSVCVAYDGQVIGMGAGQQSRIHCTRLACDKADKWFLQQHTRTLDLPFREGLKRTEKTNIVDQYLLWEQLSDTEEARMLGDLEERPVPISPEERRNHIARFEGICLSSDAFIPFRDNIDRADRSNVRYVAQTGGSTADTGVTEAADKYDMVMAHTGLRLFLH, encoded by the coding sequence ATGGATCTATCGCTTAAATACGGACTCAATCCCCATCAACATCCCGCCAGGGTGATCCTGCCGCCAGAGTCTCCGCTGCACGTGCTCAACGGAACGCCGGGTTACGTCAATATCATCGACGCCATGGGCGCATGGCAACTGGCCCGGGAATTGAAACAGGCTACCGGGGTACCTGGAGCGGCGTCCTTCAAGCACGCCAGTCCTGCCGGGGCGGCAATCACCGCTGAACTTGAAGATACGTACCTGGCCTCGCAGTTCCTGGCCGGAAAGGATTATTCACCCGGTGCCACCGCCTACATCCGTGCCCGCGGAGGCGACCGCATGAGTTCCTTCGGGGACGCGGCGGCCGTGAGCGAGGTGGTGGACCGGTCCCTGGCCAACATACTCAGACGGGAGGTATCGGACCTGATTATCGCGCCGGGATACGAACCGGATGCGCTGGAAGTCCTCCGTGCGAAGAAAGGGGGCGGATACCTCGTCCTGGAGATCGACCCGGACTTTGAACCGCCTGATGTCGAGCAAAGAACGCTGTTCGGCCTCCGGTTGGAACAGCCCCGCAACGACGCGGCCATCACGCGACAGACTTTTTCCAACAAAGTCACGGACAACAAGGACGTACCGGATTCCGCGCTCGACACCCTCGTCGTGGCGACGATCGCCCTCAAGTACACCCAGTCCAATTCCGTCTGCGTGGCCTACGACGGCCAGGTGATCGGCATGGGCGCGGGCCAGCAGTCCCGCATCCACTGCACCCGGCTGGCCTGCGACAAGGCCGACAAGTGGTTCCTGCAACAGCATACCCGGACACTGGACCTCCCGTTCCGCGAAGGGCTTAAACGCACCGAGAAGACGAACATCGTCGACCAGTACCTCCTGTGGGAGCAGCTTTCCGACACGGAAGAGGCCCGCATGCTGGGTGACCTCGAAGAACGCCCCGTGCCGATCTCGCCGGAAGAACGGCGAAATCACATTGCCCGTTTCGAGGGGATCTGCCTTTCTTCGGACGCCTTCATCCCCTTCCGCGACAACATCGACCGGGCGGACCGAAGCAACGTGCGGTACGTGGCGCAGACGGGCGGTTCAACGGCGGACACGGGGGTGACGGAAGCGGCCGACAAATACGACATGGTCATGGCCCACACCGGCCTGCGGCTGTTTCTACATTAA
- a CDS encoding ATP-binding protein, with translation MIYRQETQSIESALDQFPAVGLIGSRQCGKTTLAKDVASRRKEGAIYLDLELPSDRAALTEPELYLDRHVDRLVVLDEIQRHPELFPTLRGLIDRDRRPGRFLALGSASPHMLRQSSESLAGRISFVELTPFLISEVMRADDDTRETTRRLWFRGGYPESYLSGDDAGSLTWRRAFITTLLERDMPQWGFRVSSVRMRRFWEMLAHVHGQVWNASRFANSLDTSAPTVRRHLDLLTDLLLVRQLQPLHANLKKRLVKSPKVYLRDSGLLHALLLLSDPESIYGHPCLGASFEGFAIENVISLLPSFADVTFYRSHTGDEIDLVVSLPGGHRIAVDVNYTASPRVSKAFRTAMADLGISRGYIVTAGETAFPLDESIEAVPLHLIAHHIGSW, from the coding sequence ATGATCTATCGACAAGAAACACAGTCCATAGAATCGGCTCTGGACCAATTCCCTGCCGTGGGCCTGATCGGCAGCCGCCAGTGCGGCAAAACCACGCTGGCCAAAGACGTCGCCAGCCGGCGCAAAGAGGGTGCCATCTATCTGGACCTGGAACTTCCATCGGACCGGGCCGCACTAACCGAACCGGAACTGTACCTGGATCGGCACGTCGACAGGCTGGTCGTACTCGATGAGATTCAGAGGCATCCGGAGTTGTTTCCCACACTGAGGGGACTGATAGACCGGGACCGCCGGCCGGGACGCTTCCTTGCACTCGGCTCCGCCTCTCCCCACATGCTCCGGCAAAGCTCGGAGAGTCTGGCGGGACGAATTTCCTTTGTGGAACTGACACCGTTTCTCATTTCCGAGGTCATGCGGGCAGACGATGACACACGCGAAACGACACGCAGGCTCTGGTTTCGGGGCGGTTATCCGGAAAGCTATCTGTCCGGCGACGACGCCGGGAGCTTAACCTGGCGTCGCGCATTCATCACGACCCTTCTCGAACGCGACATGCCACAGTGGGGGTTCCGGGTTTCGTCCGTGCGCATGCGTCGGTTCTGGGAGATGCTGGCCCACGTGCATGGTCAGGTGTGGAACGCGAGTCGCTTCGCCAATAGTCTCGACACCTCCGCGCCTACGGTCCGACGCCACCTGGACCTGCTTACCGACCTGCTGCTCGTACGCCAGTTGCAGCCTTTGCACGCCAATTTAAAAAAACGCCTGGTGAAATCTCCCAAAGTGTATCTTCGCGACTCCGGACTTCTACATGCCTTGTTACTCCTGAGCGATCCGGAATCCATCTACGGTCATCCTTGCCTTGGCGCGTCGTTTGAAGGATTCGCCATCGAGAATGTTATCAGCCTGTTACCGTCGTTTGCCGACGTGACGTTTTATCGTTCTCATACGGGAGATGAAATCGATCTGGTCGTATCGTTGCCAGGTGGCCACCGTATCGCTGTGGATGTCAACTACACGGCATCGCCCCGCGTCAGCAAAGCATTCAGAACCGCCATGGCCGATCTTGGTATTTCACGGGGATACATCGTGACTGCGGGAGAAACAGCCTTTCCGCTCGACGAAAGCATCGAGGCGGTTCCCCTGCATCTCATCGCGCATCATATTGGATCGTGGTGA